The genomic segment CAGCTTTCGTAATACAGCCTCTGCACGGAGAAGCGCCTGCGAATCGCGGAATGCACCGGCAGCAGCATCACCTGTATCGAGACAAGCCAAACCGATAAGCGGTTGCGCTTCCCGCAGCGGCAGCACAATCCCAACCTCTTCCCGTCCTTTTTCCGCATTAAAAAACGTAATGGTTTCGTTAAGATAAAACTCCTGCACCGTCCCGTCAGGCGCAATACGCAAACAGGCATCGTGAAGATAATCGGTAACAGCCGAATGCGCAAAAGCACGCGGCTCCATCCCCGAAGCAAGACAGCAATACGCCGCTCCGTTTATCTGATGCATTATTATCGGACTTACACTTTCAAGCATAGACTCTATTGTATCTTATTACATTAAAAACTGCAAATTTTTGTCCCCCTGCCCTCATCCCCTTGACACCTACCCCAATCGGTTGTATGTTTATACGTGTTAGCTAACACCGTACGCAAAAGAGGGAATCCATGCCGAGAGACAAAACTGCCAATCATATAAAAATTATAGCCGCAGCAAAAGCCGAATTTATGGCGATGGGCTTTGATAAGTCTTCCATGCGGAGTATCAGCAAGCGCTGCGGTATGACGGCTGCGGGAATATATCGGCATTGTGTAGATAAAGCAGATCTCTTTGATCAAATCGTCGCTCCTGCAGTGGATCGTATAAATGTTTGGTTGGATGCGCACGTTGCGCGCTATGTGGATGCAGTCCATCACGAAGAACGTATACAGTGGCGGGATTCTGAAATCGATATGATGCGTGAGATAATCTATCCGAACATGGAAGAATATCACCTATTGCTGGCAAAATCGCGGGGGAGTAAGTACGAGCATTTCCTCCACGATCTTACAGAGGGGCAGCAAGCGCAGCTTTTACAATATATGCCGATGCTTAAAGCGCAAGGCTACGCGGTGAGGGATATTACTCCAAAGGAGCTGCATCTCCTGCTTTCAGCATATACGACCGCTCTTTTTGAACCGGTTATCCATAATTACAGCGTGGAAGAAGCGCTCCGCTGCTTAACAACGGTAGAGGCATTCTTTGTTCCGGGCTGGAAGCAGTTGTTAGGGTTCTGATAGCTTGCATAATTGAATTAGG from the Treponema medium genome contains:
- a CDS encoding TetR/AcrR family transcriptional regulator; the protein is MPRDKTANHIKIIAAAKAEFMAMGFDKSSMRSISKRCGMTAAGIYRHCVDKADLFDQIVAPAVDRINVWLDAHVARYVDAVHHEERIQWRDSEIDMMREIIYPNMEEYHLLLAKSRGSKYEHFLHDLTEGQQAQLLQYMPMLKAQGYAVRDITPKELHLLLSAYTTALFEPVIHNYSVEEALRCLTTVEAFFVPGWKQLLGF